One window of Cygnus atratus isolate AKBS03 ecotype Queensland, Australia chromosome 17, CAtr_DNAZoo_HiC_assembly, whole genome shotgun sequence genomic DNA carries:
- the SERPIND1 gene encoding heparin cofactor 2, which translates to MKFLFHLLAFAVIITSTFCGIKDFSEHFESLSDAHPNENVSYDMPNLPLEFHRENTITNDLIPEEEEEEDYLDLDKILGEDDYSDIIDAAPYIVSEIQQGNILELFQGKTRIQRLNILNANFGFNLYRSMADKANSSDNILMAPVGISTAMAMISLGLKGQTQQEVLSVLGFEDFINASTKYELMTVHNLFRKLTHRLFRRNFGYTLRSVNDLYIQKDFSILNDFRNNMKTYYFADAQPADFSDPNFITKTNERILKLTKGLIKEALVNVNPTTLMMILNCLYFKGTWENKFPVEMTTKRSFRLNDKQTIKVPMMQTKGNFLAAADPDLDCGVIQLPFVGNISMLIVLPHKLSGMKTLEKQITPQVVEKWQKSMTNRTREVVLPKFKLEKSYNLIGFLRSMGIEELFNEKGDYSGISDEKVTIDRFNHQGTITVNEEGTEAGAITNVGFMPLSTQIRFIVDRPFLFLIYEHRTSCLLFMGRVVNPAKS; encoded by the exons ATGAAGTTCCTGTTTCATTTGCTTGCCTTTGCTGTCATCATAACCTCCACATTTTGTGGAATCAAGGACTTCAGTGAGCATTTTGAAAGCCTCAGTGATGCACATCCAAATGAAAACGTGAGCTATGATATGCCAAACTTACCACTGGAGTTCCACAGAGAAAACACCATCACTAATGACTTGATtcctgaagaggaggaggaagaggactATCTAGATCTTGACAAAATACTGGGTGAAGATGACTACAGTGACATTATTGACGCTGCTCCGTACattgtttctgaaattcagcaaggAAATATTCTTGAACTTTTCCAAGGCAAAACCAGAATCCAGCGCCTTAATATCCTTAATGCAAACTTTGGCTTCAACCTTTATCGGAGTATGGCAGACAAAGCCAACTCTTCGGATAATATTCTCATGGCTCCTGTTGGTATTTCCACTGCAATGGCTATGATTTCCCTGGGTCTGAAGGGTCAAACTCAGCAGGAAGTATTATCGGTTCTTGGCTTTGAAGACTTCATTAATGCAAGCACCAAATACGAGCTCATGACTGTTCATAATCTCTTCCGCAAACTCACTCATCGGCTCTTCAGGCGCAATTTTGGTTATACTCTGAGGTCTGTCAATGATCTTTATATTCAGAAGGACTTTTCTATTCTGAATGATTTCAGAAACAATATGAAAACATACTACTTTGCTGATGCCCAACCAGCTGATTTTTCAGATCCTAACTTCATAACTAAAACCAACGAACGCATCCTGAAGCTGACCAAAGGATTAATAAAGGAAGCTCTTGTGAATGTAAACCCTACAACACTGATGATGATTCTTAACTGTCTTTACTTTAAAG GAACATGGGAGAATAAGTTTCCAGTGGAAATGACAACCAAAAGAAGTTTCCGACTGAATGATAAGCAAACAATAAAGGTTCCTATGATGCAGACTAAAGGGAActtcctggctgctgcagacCCTGACCTAGATTGTGGTGTGATCCAGCTCCCGTTTGTGGGTAATATCAGTATGCTGATTGTACTTCCACACAAGCTGTCTGGCATGAAAACCCTAGAAAAGCAGATAACCCCTCAAGTGGTggaaaaatggcagaaaagcaTGACAAACAG aacAAGAGAAGTGGTTCTGCCTAAATTTAAGCTGGAGAAGAGCTACAACTTGATTGGTTTTCTGAGATCCATGGGAATAGAAGAACTGTTCAATGAAAAAGGCGACTACTCTGGTATATCAGATGAGAAAGTCACCATTGACAGg ttcAATCACCAAGGCACAATAACTGTGAATGAGGAAGGCACAGAGGCTGGAGCAATAACCAATGTCGGTTTCATGCCTCTTTCTACTCAGATTCGCTTTATTGTTGACCGTCcctttttgtttctcatctaCGAGCATCGTACCAGTTGTCTCCTGTTCATGGGTAGAGTTGTCAACCCTGCCAAGtcttaa